The following DNA comes from Limnobacter sp. SAORIC-580.
CGCTTAATCTTGCTGCCACACGGCACAAAGCCACAGCCACCCGTGAAGCGCTGGTGCGCATGCTGGGCTTGAACACCGAGCAAACTGCGCAGCTGAAGTTACCCGATCGCTTGCCCGATTTGCCTGAGGCCCCCAAAGCCGCGTCTGATGTAGCCAAACAAGGCGAAAACCGTTTGGATGTTCGCATGGCCAAGCAGGGTTTCGATGCGAATGCCAAGGCACAAGGTTTGGGCAATGTGGCCAGTTTTCTGGATATTGAAGCCGGTATACGCTACGACACCATTTTCGAAAACGACACCGGCGAGCGCAACAACAAAAAAGGGTATGAGCTTGAATTGGCCCTGCCAATTTTCGATTGGGGCGGCATGAAGCGCGATACCTTCAATGCCAACACACTGGCTGCAGCCAACCGGCTTGAGGCCACCTTGCGCAGTGCGCAATCCACCCTGCGGGAGAGCTACTCGGCTTATCGCACCACCTACGACATTGCACGCCACTACCGCGATGAAATCATTCCACTGCGGCAAACCATCGCCGATGAAAATGTGCTGCGTTACAACGGCATGTTTATTGGGGTGTTCGAGTTGTTGGCGGACAGCCGTGACCAGGTGAATGTGGTGGTGCAAGCCATCAACGCTCAAGCTGATTTTTGGCGTGCTGACGCTGCTTTGCAGGCCACTGTGGTGGGCAAGCCCATGATGGTGTCGGTCAGTGGTGCGGCTGCAAGTGCTGGCGGTGATGCTGGCGGTGGCCACTAAATGAAAGGATATTGAACATGACTTCCAGACGAGAATTTTTCAAGGCCGCTGCACTGACTGGCGGCGCGGTGGCTGCGGCCAGCGTCAGCAAAGTGGCCATGAGCGCTTTGCCTGAACC
Coding sequences within:
- a CDS encoding TolC family protein, which gives rise to MTPPRILKKTAIALAVLVLAGCATVNISESVDQTNQELNGFTNGKLSLVQTDEQRQAMASKASEILKEPLSQAAAVELMLTHSPQFQTVLAENWAQAAQAAQSGRIHNPVFAFERLRIKDELELGRLLSFGLLDLLSFPARQGIARTQIDRAQLQLTSSVVDQVTQVRQAWVDAVAAQQAHTYAQQVFESAQTSAELARRMQEVGNFTRLQRARQQSFYADAALNLAATRHKATATREALVRMLGLNTEQTAQLKLPDRLPDLPEAPKAASDVAKQGENRLDVRMAKQGFDANAKAQGLGNVASFLDIEAGIRYDTIFENDTGERNNKKGYELELALPIFDWGGMKRDTFNANTLAAANRLEATLRSAQSTLRESYSAYRTTYDIARHYRDEIIPLRQTIADENVLRYNGMFIGVFELLADSRDQVNVVVQAINAQADFWRADAALQATVVGKPMMVSVSGAAASAGGDAGGGH